CCGGTGAGCTCCCAGGCCTGGTCGACCGTGCGGGCGGCGAGGACCGGGTCGGTCAGGGCCAGGAGCCGCACGCGGGTGGCGGGATCGCCCGGGGTCAGGCGCAGCAGGCGGGTCGTCGCGATGAGGAAGGCCGGCGAGGTGCCGGTGAATCCGGGCGCCCGGACGTTGCCCTCGGTGGCCTCCGCGCCGGCGGGATCGGTGCGGACCCAGGTGACGCCGTCGATGGCGGCGCCGCGGACCTGCCAGCCGGAGGCGTTGACCTCCAGCCGGATGGGGCGGCCGATCTCGTCGACGGCCAGGTCCACCGAGCCGGCGTGATCGCCGTTCGGGGTGGTGCGCTGGGCCACGTAGCGCCATCCGGAGGGGCCGGGCGCGCAGTGGAAGTGTTCCTCGCCGAGGGGCGTGTGGTCGTGCGGGTCGTGGAGCGAGTAGCGGCCGCGGGGCATCGGGTCCCAATTCTCGGATGGCCGCAGGGGCCTGGGTGGTCGGGGGCCTGGGGGCGGGGACGGGGCAGGCCCCCGGCGTGGTGCCGGGGGCCTGCCTGTGGTGCCGTGCCGCGGATCCGTCGGGGATCAGTAGCGGTAGTGGTCGGCCTTGTACGGGCCTTCGACCTTGACGCCGATGTAGGCGGCCTGCTCGGGGCGCAGGGTGGTGAGGCGGACGCCGAGGGCGTCGAGGTGGAGGCGGGCCACCTTCTCGTCGAGGTGCTTGGGGAGCACGTAGACGTCGGTGGGGTACTCCGCCTGCTTCGTGAAGAGCTCGATCTGGGCCAGGGTCTGGTCCGCGAAGGAGTTCGACATGACGAAGGAGGGGTGGCCGGTCGCGTTGCCGAGGTTCAGCAGGCGGCCCTCGGAGAGGACGATGAGGACCTTGCCGTCGGGGAACTTCCAGGTGTGGACCTGGGGCTTGACCTCGTCCTTGACGATGCCGTCGATCTTGGCCAGGCCGGCCATGTCGATCTCGTTGTCGAAGTGGCCGATGTTGCCGACGATGGCCTGGTGCTTCATCTTGGCCATGTCCGAGGCCATGATGATGTCCTTGTTGCCCGTGGTCGTGATGAAGATGTCGGCCGTCTCCACGACGTCGTCCAGGGTCGCGACCTGGTAGCCGTCCATGGCCGCCTGGAGGGCGCAGATCGGGTCGATCTCGGTGACGATGACGCGGGCGCCCTGGCCGCGGAGGGACTCGGCGCAGCCCTTGCCGACGTCGCCGTAGCCGAAGACGACCGCGACCTTGCCGCCGATGAGGACGTCGGTGGCGCGGTTGATGCCGTCGATGAGGGAGTGGCGGCAGCCGTACTTGTTGTCGAACTTCGACTTGGTGACGGCGTCGTTCACGTTGATCGCCGGGAAGAGCAGGGTGCCCTCGGCCATCATCTCGTACAGGCGGTGGACGCCGGTGGTGGTCTCCTCGGTCACGCCGCGGATCTCGGACGCGAGCTGCGTCCACTTCTGCGGGGACTCGCCGAGGGTGCGGTTCAGCAGGGTGAGGATGTGGGCGTACTCCTCGGAGTCCGCCGTCGACGGGTCCGGGGCCGCGCCGGCCTTCTCGAACTCGACGCCCTTGTGGACGAGGAGGGTGGCGTCACCACCGTCGTCGAGGATCATGTTCGGGCCGCCGGTGGGGGTGTTCGGCCAGGTCAGCGCCTGCTCCGTGCACCACCAGTACTCCTCCAGCGTCTCGCCCTTCCAGGCGTAGACGGGGACGCCCTGCGGGTTCTCCGGGGTGCCGTTCGGGCCGACCGCGATGGCGGCGGCCGCGTGGTCCTGGGTGGAGAAGATGTTGCAGGAGGCCCAGCGGACGTCGGCGCCGAGGGCGACGAGGGTCTCGATGAGCACGGCGGTCTGCACGGTCATGTGCAGGGAGCCGGTGATGCGGGCGCCGGCCAGCGGCTGGGCCTCGGCGTACTCGGCGCGGATCGACATCAGGCCGGGCATCTCGTGCTCGGCCAGGGTGATCTCCTTGCGGCCGAAGGCGGCGAGGGAGAGGTCTGCGACCTTGAAGTCCATGGGTGCTGCTCCTCATGGTTCGAGAGGGTGGGTACGGCTGAGCCGTGCATGGGCGGACCCGTGCACCGAGCACAGTCCGTCGGGGGCCCTCTCTCCCCTCGGCCGGTCACGAGGACCGCCCGACCGCCATCAGCAGCGACGCCTGACACTGGTGACGAATCTACACCGACCGGCCCGGTGAGCCCCAGCGGGCCGGAGAAGAAGTGCCAAGCGGACTCGGGCCGTCCGGCGCAGGGGTTCAGGGCCTTTCGGTCTTTTGGTCGGCCCCTCGCGTGTAGAAGGATGCGGTGGATCGGGTCGTGAGTGCGATCCCGCAGGACCTACGGCACGAAGGAGATCTCAGTGACCAGTCCGGCAGGCCCTCCCGGTGGCGGGGGCGAGAGCGTGGGCAAGCGCCTGAAGCTGCTCGCCGTGACCGCGTGCCCCACGGGGATCGCGCACACCTACATGGCGGCGGAGAAGCTCCAGCAGGCCGCGGAGCGGCTCGGCGTCGACATCAAGGTGGAGACCCAGGGGTCCATAGGGGCCGAGAACGTACTCGATGACAACGATGTCAAGGAGGCGGACGGGATCATCATCGCCGCCGACAAGGAGGTCGATCGCACGCGGTTCGCGGGCAAGCGGGTCCTGTCGACGGGGGTGGCGGACGGGATCCACCGGCCCGAGGAGCTGATCGAGCGGGTGCGGAGCGCGCCGGTGCAGTCGGGGGCGACGTCGTCGGAGAACTCCGGGGGCGGCGGCAACGAGCGCAGCGCCGCGTACAAGGCGCTGATGAACGGCGTCTCGCACATGATCCCGTTCGTGGTGGTGGGCGGTCTGCTGCTCGCCGTCTCGATCGCGCTCGGCGGCCACTCGTCCGCGAAGGGCATCACCTTCGACGAGGGGTCGTTCTGGTTCTACGTGAACGCCCTCGGCGGCCTCGGCTTCAAGCTGATGCTGCCGATCTTCTCCGGGTACATCGCCTTCGCGTTGGGTGACCGGCCCGCGCTGGTGCCGGGCATGCTCGGCGGTTTCCTGGCCGCGGAGGCCACGACCGTCTACGGGGCGGAGGCGAACGCGGGGTTCCTGGGCGCCATCGCGACGGGCTTCCTCGCCGGCTACCTGGTGATCTGGATCAAGAAGGTCAAGGTCCCGAGGTTCGTCCAGCCGATCATGCCGATCATCGTGATCCCGATCGTCTCGACGCTGGCTCTCGGTCTGCTCTACATCTACGTGATCGGGCGGCCGATCTCCTGGGTGTTCACGCACCTGACCGACTGGCTGAACGGGATGACCGGCTCCAGCGCGATCGTGCTCGGCGCCCTCATCGGCCTGATGATCGCCTTCGACATGGGCGGTCCGGTCAACAAGACGGCCTTCCTCGTCGCCGTGGGTCTCATCGGCACGAACAATGCCGTCATGGGCATGGCCGCCGCCGCCATCCCGGTCATGCCGCTCGGCCAGGGCCTGGCCACGCTGCTGCGGCGCAAGCTCTACGGCGATCAGGAGCGGGAGACGGGCATCGCCGCTCTCTTCATGGGCTTCTTCGGCATATCCGAGGGCGCCATCCCGTTCGCCGCGGCGCGACCGGCGCAGGTGATCCCGGCGAACATGCTCGGCGGGGCGGTGGCCGGCGCCGTCGCGGGCATGGCCGGGGTCGAGAACTCGGTGCCGCACGGCGGTCCGATCGTCGCGCTGTTCGGCGCGGTGAGCGGTCTCGCGATGTTCTTCGTCGCCATCGCCGCGGGTGTCGCGGTCACCGCGCTGACGACCAACGCGCTGATCGGGATCAAGGAGCGGCGGAGCCGTTCCTCCGCGCCGGTACCGGGCGCGGTGCCCGAGCCGGTGCTCGTCGGGGTGGGCGCGGGTGCGGCGGGCGCGACCGAGGGGTCGGTCCCGGCCCCGCGGGCCGCCGGTGCCGGTGCCGGCGGCGCGAAGGCGACCGCGAACACGACGGTCGTGGCGGGGCCTTCGGCCGGCACGGACGACGGCGCGGAAGACGGTGGGGCCGAGGTGCTCTCCGGGTACCTGACCGCGCGGACCGTGAGGACGGAGCTGGTCGCGGACACCAAGGAGGCGGCGATCCGCGAGATGGCGGAGATGCTCGCGGCCACCGGCAACGTCCGTGACGTGGAGGAGCTGGTACGGGTCGCCCTCGCCCGGGAGGCGCGGGGGGCGACGGGGCTCGGCGAGTCGATCGCGATCCCGCACGCCAAGACGGACGCGGTGACGAGCCCCACGGTCGGCTTCGCCCGGTCCGACGAGGGCGTCGAGTGGGGTGCGCCGGACGGTACGAAGGCCCACCTGGTCTTCATGATCTCGGTGCCGGAGGCGGCCGCCGGTGACGAACACCTGCGGATCCTGGCCCTGTTGTCCCGCAAGTTGATGGACATCGACTTCCGGGCCCGACTGCGGTCCGCACCGGACGAGCGGGCCGTCCTCGCGGTGCTGCGCGAGATCGCGTAGCCGGGCCGGGACGTGCGAAGGCCCCCGCGGCCGGTGGGCGGCGGGGGCCTTCGCACGTTCTCGGGGTGTGTCAGTGGGCGGGATCGCCGCCGGGGGTGGCCGCGGGGTTGGCGCCGGCCGCGGCGGCCTCGGCGTTGTAGATGTCCGGCTCCAGGTAGATCACCCGGGCGATCGGGACCGCGGCGCGGATGCGGGCCTCGGCCTCGTTGATGGCGTTGGCCACCTCGGTCGCGGTGTCGTCGTGCCGGACGGCGATCTTCGCGGCGACGAGCAGTTCCTCGGGGCCGAGGTGCAGGGTGCGCATGTGGATGACGCCGGTGACCACGTCACCGTCGACCAGGGCGGCCGTGATCTTGTCGACGTCCTCGGTGCCGGCGGCCTCGCCCAGCAGCAGCGACTTGGTCTCGGCGGCGAGCACGATGGCGATGATGATCAGCAGGACGCCGATGCAGAGGGTGCCGATGCCGTCCCACACGCCGTCGCCGGTGGCCAGGGCCAGACCGACGCCGCCGAGGGCGAGGACCAGGCCGATGAGCGCGCCGAGGTCTTCGAGGAGGACGACGGGAAGCTCGGGGGCCTTGGCGCGCTTGACGAACTGGGCCCAGGTGAGCGAGCCGCGGATCTCGTTCGACTCCTTGATGGCGGTGCGGAAGGAGAAGGACTCCGCGATGATCGCGAAGACGAGGACGCCGATCGGCCAGTACCACTGCTCGATCGGGTGCGGGTGGTTGATCTTCTCGATGCCCTCGTAGATGGCGAACATGCCACCGACGGTGAACAGCACGATGGACACCAGGAAGGCGTAGATGTAGCGCTCGCGCCCGTACCCGAAGGGGTGTTGGGGGGTGGCCTCGCGCTTGGCCTTCTTGCCGCCGAGGAGCAGCAGCCCCTGGTTGCCGGAGTCCGCGAGCGAGTGAACGCTCTCCGCGAGCATCGACGACGAGCCGCTGAAGACGTAGGCCACGAACTTGGCTACGGCGATGGCGAGGTTGGCGGCGAGTGCCGCCACGATCGCCCTGGTACCGCCCGACGCGCTCATGGGTGCTGGGTGTCCCTTCCTCGATGCGGCGCCCCTGGGCCGGGGAGCCGCGCTACGGCCGCATATTGTCGCAGCCGCCGGTAGGGACGGTACGTCAGACCACGACGGTGGCGCGGAAGACGGTACCGCTACCGGACAGTTCGACCATTTCGCCGGCCGGTACGAAGACGGACTCGCCTGGGGCCAGGGTCAGTTCGCCGGCCTGCGGGGCGCCGGCGGTGCAGAGCAGGATCTGCGGGGCCGTGTCGGGGAGGGACCGGGGGGCGCCGCCGGGGGCGAGGAGGAAGCGGGAGAGCCGGAACTCGTCGATGGGGGTCTCGTAGACCTCCTCGGCGCCGCCTTCGGGGCGCTGCACCGCGGGGTCGCCGGACTCGAAGCCGACGATCTTCAGCAGCTCGGGAACGTCGACGTGCTTGGGGGTGAGGCCCGCGCGCAGCACGTTGTCGGAGTTGGCGAGCAGCTCGACGCCGAGTCCGTCGATGTAGGCGTGTGGGACGCCGGCGCCGAGGAACATGGCCTCGCCGGGCTGGAGCCGTACGTGGTTGAGCAGCATGGCCGCGATGACGCCGGGGTCCCCCGGGTAGTCGTGGACGAGTGCCGCGTACGGGGCGTAGCGGCCGCCGAGGCGCGCGGCGGCGGCCGCGGCCTCGGTGACGGTTCGGGCCATCTCCGTGCGGTCGGCGGTGAGGACGGCGGTGAGGACCTCGCGCAGCGCGGCCTCTTCGGGGTGGGCGTGCAGCAGGTCGACGTACGGCTTGAGGGAGTCGACCTCCAGGCCGGCGAGGAGTTCCGCGGTCTCCAGCGGGGCGCGGAAGCCGCACAGGCCGTCGAAGGGGGTGAGGGCGCAGATCATCTCGGGCTTGTGGTTGGCGTCCTTGTAGTTGCGCTGGCCCGCGTCGATCGGGACGCCGCGGCGCTCCTCGTCCGCGAAGCCGGCCCTGGCCTGTTCCAGGTCGGGGTGGACCTGGAGGGAGAGCGGGGCCCCGGCGGCGAGGAGCTTGAGGAGGAAGGGCAGTCGGGGGCCGAACCTGGCGACGGTGGCGGCGCCGAGCTCGCGCTCGGGGTCGGCGGCGATGACGTCCGAGAGGCTGACCTCGCCGGCTCCGCGATCGAGGCGGGACGGGGCGCCGGGGTGGGCGCCCATCCACATCTCGGCCTGGGGTTCACCGGTGGGCTCGACCCCGAGGAGGGCGGGGATCGCGGTGGTCGATCCCCAGGCGTAGGGGCGGATGGTGTTCGTCAGACGGTCCATCGTCGTCTTCCTGGGTCTTGATGTGGGGCTGGGCAGGCGGGCACGGGTGTGCCTCAGCGGTGTCCCCCTGACGCCAACGCCAGGTAGGCGGTGGCGAAGTCGGTGATGGCGAGGAGTTCGGCGAGCTGTTCCAACTCGGTTCCCTCCTCCGGTTCGAGTTCGCTGATGGCCGTGTCGTGGCCGAGGGCGAGCTCGCGGGCGGCGGGTGCGGCGCTGAGGCCGCCGGTGGGTCGGTCGCGCAGCAGGACGACGCGGGCGCGCAGGGCCTGGGGTTCGTCGACGCGGTCGCGGAAGAAGTCGTCGGGGTCGGCGCCGGCGGCGAGGGCCCCGGCGAGGAGCACGCCGTGTGCGGGCAGTGCCTCGGGGAGTTCGGCGGCGAGGGCGGGCCGGCCGGCGAGTTCGGCGAGGGTCGCGGCGAACCGGCGTCCGGCCGGGCCGGCTCCGAGGCCTTCGCTCCAGATGAGCGGGAGGGATTCGGCGAGTTCGGAGGCGAGGGTCTTGGCCGGGTTGGAGTAGGTGACGATGGCCGGTCCGCAGCGCTCCGCGGTGCGGTCGAGCCGGTCGGCGACGAGCTGGAGGGTGGCGGGGGCCGCGGTGACGAGTCCGACCTTGTCGAGGAGGACCAGCAGCGGGGTGAGCAGGGCCCACAGGGCGCCGGGGCCGGCCGCGGCGGATTCGTCGTACTCCTGGTACGGGGCCCGGGCCATCGGTACGAGCACTCCGTGGGCGCCGTCGACGGACTCGGTCAGCGGGGAGCGTTCGGGGGCGACGGCGACGACGGTGCAGCCGCGGCGGTAGGCCTGCTCGGCGAGGAGGCCCAGTCCGGGCTCGGTTCCGTCGGTGGTGGCGATGAGCAGCAGGTCGACCGGTCCGGCCCAGCCGGGCAGCGTCCAGCGCAGGGCGCCGGAGGCGTGGGCGACGCCGGTGGGGTCCAGGCGGACGACGGGCGCGGACGCGCCGGCGAGGGCGCCGAGCAGGTCGGCGACGCCGGTTGCGGCGGTGCCGGAGCCGGCGATGAGCACGGCGCGGGGGCGGCCGTCGGGCCGCAGGTCGGCCAGGCCGGCCTCGGCGGCGTGCCGGGCGGCGGTGCGGACCCTGGCTCCGGCGTCGGCGGCGCCGCGGAGCAGGCCCCGGCGGTCGGCGCGGACCAGGGCGTCCGGGTCGTCGAGGAGTGACTCGTCGAGCATGGCGGCCTCCGGCTGTGTGTGGACGGACCCGGGGGCGAGGGCCCCGGGGGACGGAACCGGTCTCAGCGTCTGCGCGGGCGGGTCAGGCGGGGCGGCGGGCCTCGTCCACGAGGAGGACCGGGATGCCGTCACGGACGGGGTACGCGAGGCCGCAGTCCTGGCCGGTGCAGATCAGCTCGGGGGTGGTCTCGTCGGCCGACTTGTCGTCGAGGGGCGAGTGGCAGGCGGGACAGGCGAGGATCTGCAGGAGGCCGGCTTCGAGCGGCATGGGGCGCTTCCCTTCGAACATGCGGATTGGGCGAGGTCAGCGTACCGCCGGGCCGCGTGTGACGCGGCCCGGCCCGGTGTGCTGCCGGCGGCTTGTTGTGGGGCGGGGTGGCTACGCGCGGACGAGCGCGAGGACCTCGTCGCGGATCTTTTCGAGGGTCGCGGTGTCGCGGGCCTCGACGTTCAGGCGCAGCAGCGGTTCCGTGTTGGACGGGCGCAGGTTGAACCACCAGTCGGCGGTGGTCACGGTCAGGCCGTCGAGTTCGTCGACGGTGGCGTCGTCCCGGGTGCCGTAGGTCTTGCGGACGAGGGCGGTGCGGCCGGCCTGGTCGGCGACGGTCGAGTTGATCTCGCCGGAGCCGACGTAGCGGTCGTAGGAGGAGACCAGGTCGGAGAGGGGGCCGGGCTGGCCGCCGAGGGCCGCGAGGACGTGGAGCGCGGCGAGCATGCCGGTGTCCGCGTTCCAGAAGTCCTTGAAGTAGTAGTGCGCGGAGTGCTCGCCGCCGAAGATGGCGCCGGAGGTGGCCATCTCCTGCTTGATGAAGGAGTGTCCGACGCGGGTGCGGACGGGGGTGCCGCCGTGTTCCTTGACGACTTCGGGGACGGACCAGGAGGTGATCAGGTTGTGGATGACGACGCCGGTGCCGCCGTTGCGGGCCAGTTCGCGGGCGGCGACGAGGGCGGTGATGGCGGAGGGGGAGACGCCCTGGCCGCGCTCGTCGACGACGAAGCAGCGGTCGGCGTCGCCGTCGAAGGCGAGTCCGAGGTCGGCGCCCTCGGCGAGCACGCGGGCCTGGAGGTCGACGAGGTTCTTCGGGTCGAGGGGGTTCGCCTCGTGGTTGGGGAAGGTCCCGTCGAGTTCGAAGTACATGGGGACGAGGTCCAGCGGGAGGCCCTCGAAGACGGTGGGGACGGTGTGTCCGCCCATGCCGTTGCCCGCGTCGACGACGACCTTGAGGGGGCGGACGGCCGTGAGGTCGACCAGGGCCTTGAGGTGGTCGGCGTACCCGGTGAGGGTGTCCTGCTCGGTGATGGTGCCCGGGACGGTGCCGGCGGGGACGGCGGGGGCGCCCTCGTCGGTCCACTTCTCGGCGAGTTCGCGGATGGTGGCGAGGCCGGTGTCCTGGCCCACGGGGGCGGCGCCGGCGCGGCAGAGCTTGATGCCGTTGTACCGGGCCGGGTTGTGCGAGGCGGTGAACATCGCGCCGGGCAGGTCCAGCGTGCCGGAGGCGTAGTACAGCTGGTCGGTGGAGCACAGTCCGATCAGGGTGACGTCCACGCCGCGGGCGGCCGCGCCGCGGGCGAAGGCGCCGGAGAGGGCGGGCGAGGAGGGGCGCATGTCGTGGCCGACCACGATGGCGGTGGCGCCGGTGACCTCGACGAAGGCGGCGCCGAACAGTTCGGCCAGCGATTCGTCCCACTCGTCGGGCACGACGCCGCGCACGTCGTACGCCTTGACGATGTTCGAAAGATCTGCGGCCACTGCCTGCCCCCCTGAAGGATCCGTGCGGTGGGGCAAACCTACCCTGTGCCCGGATCGCCCTTTCGGAGGAGCCGAGGGGCGGCGGGCGGGGTCAGGAGTCGGGTGAGCGCAGGACGCGCAGGTGTCCTCTTCGGGTCTCGCCGGGGGTGGGGGCGCCGGGTCCGGAGCCGCCCGCCTGGGCCGCGCGGTCGTGCGGGCGGGCCGCCTCGCGCACGGCGTTGGCCAGGGCTTCGAGGTCGTCGCCGCTGGGGCGGGAGGGGGCCGAACCGTCGGTCAGGCGCACCACGTCCCAGCCCCGGGGGGCGGTCAGGCGCTCGGAGTGCTCGGCGCACAGGTCGTAACAGTGGGGTTCGGCGTAGGTGGCGAGCGGGCCGAGAACTGCGGTCGAGTCGGCGTAGACGTACGTCAGTGTGGCGACGGCAGGGCGGCCGCACGCGGTGCGCGAACAGCGACGTACAAGGCTCACGACGTTGGACGGTACCGCACTCTTGACCGGGCCGCGACGACTCCCCCACCGGGTACGCCCCCGTGTCGCCCTGAACGGGCCCCGACCCCGGCCGGATTGCTCGCGGTACGACATGGGGCCGTGCCCGCCGGGAGGCCCTGCCGGGGGGCAGGGTGACGGCTACCCTGCGAGGGTGACGGACAGCCCGCTGAAGCCCCCGATTCCCACGAGTCCCGAAGGGACCCCCCACGAGCCGAGGCCCCGGCGGCGCGACCGCCACGGGCGGGGGATGCGGGGGCCGGTGGCGCCACCTCAGGTGCCGCTGTCGGCGAGCCGGGCGGAGCTGTTCGGTGATCTCGTACGGGATTCCGTGGAGCGGTTGGAGCGGCGCTGGACGCAGCTCGCCGAGGTGGAGTTCGTGGTCGCGGACGTGCCGGGGCCGCCGGGTGGCGCGGACGGTGGTTGGAACGACGAGGCGGTGCCGCTCGGCGGGCTGGTGGAGGCCCGGGACGGGCGACCGGCGCGGATCGTGGTGTTCCGGCGGCCGGTGGAGATCCGGGCGAAGGGGCGCGACGAGAAGGCCGTGCTGGTGCACGAGATCGTGGTGGAGCAGGTGGCGGAGCTGTTGGGGCTCTCGCCGGAGATCGTGGATCCGCGGTACGGGCAGCAGGACTGACGGCCCCGCCGGCGCGTGCGGCGCGGGGCTTCGCCGGGTGCCGGCGGAGCCCCGCGGCGGTTCACCTGGTCAGGATCGAGAGGTCCTCGACGGCCTTGGGGACCGAGACCGTGGAGAGGTCGTCGGCGAAGGGCTGGATGGTGAACATGGGGATGCCCTCGTGCGGCAGGGTCAGCGTGCGGGAGGCGTACACGGGGCCCCCGGACAGGGTTTCCAGCGTCAGGGCGTAGGCGCCCTTCGCGCCGGTGGGGACCGGCGGCGGGGACACGGCCAGGGTGGTTCCCGCCTTGACGGTGACTTCCTTGACGGTGGGTTCGCCGCCGTCGGTGCCCGGTGAGGCCGTGACGCGGACCTTCGCGTCCTTGCCGCCCGCGGCGGTGAGGGCGAGCAGGGTCGCCTTGTCGTCGAGCCGGTTGTCCGCGACGGTGGCCCGTGCGCCCACGGGGGCGGTGGCCGGGAGGAAGCCCAGCTCCTGCTTGGCTCCGGTGCCGCGGACCACGCGGACGGCCGCGACGATCGGGGTGGCCTTCTTCGGGTCCGCGGGGGTCAGGTGGAGGGAGCCCACCTCGCCGCGGGTGAGGTCCTTGAGGTCCACGCTCGCCGTCATGCCGGCCTTGACGTGCAGTTGTTCGTTGCCGGCCGGGCTGATGGAGCCGCCGGGGCCGGCCAGTCGCAGGTTGAGGTCGGCGTCGTCCTCGCCGGGGGCGAAGGCGACGAGCCGGACGGAGGTGGCGTCCGCCGGGATGCCGGGCAGGACGAGGCTGCCCGTGGGTCCGGTGGACGCCGGCAGCCAGTCGACGCCGACTCCCTCCTCGGCGATCTGCGCGGTGGCGCCGACCCGGCCGGTGACGACGGTGACGCGGGCGGTGAGGTCGGTGAGCTGGGTGCCCGGGAGGAAGTCGGACAGCATCACCTTGGCGCTGGCGCGGGGGTCGACCTTGTAGGGGAGCCGTTCGGGGCTGCCGGGCTTGTCCTTGAGCAGGCCGTCCGGTCCGTACAGCTTCACCTGGACGGTGGCCTCGGTGTCGTCCGGGTTGGTCAGGTGGATGGAGTCGAGGCGGCCCTTGGCGCTGCTGAGGGCGGGGAACCAGAAGTCGGTGCCGGGCGGTGTGCAGGCGACGCCGAGGAGGCCGCGGGACTGGCCCACCGCGACCTTGGTGGTCTGTTGGGCGGTCCAGCCGGGGGCCATGGCCCCGTCGGCGAAGCCGGTCAGCGGGGGCGCCTCGGCGCCCGAGGCGGCGGCTCCGGCGGGCTTGCCCGGCTCCTTGGGTTGCACGACGGGCTTGCCGTCCCTGGTGAGGAGCCGGGCCGTGCCGCGGGCGCCCGGTTTGCCGGGGGTGATCGAGGTGTACGTGGTCTCCGCGATGTCCGAGGTGCTGGGTGCGGGGCACGTCAGCACGGACCGTTCCACGGGCATCCGGGAGGCGCCCGCGGCGCCCTCGGCGGCCGGGGCGGCGGGGGCGGTCAGTGAGGCGATGCCGGTGACGGCGGCCAGCGCGGCGGCCACCGCCGCGAGCGTCAGGGGTGCGCGCTGCTTCACTGCTGGGGGCTCCCGTCCGGACGCGGTTCGTGCTGTCCGTAGGTGTTCTCGTACGGCTCGTACTGGTACGGGTACTGCTGTTGCTGCTGTTGCTGGTAGGGGTCCTGGGGCGGGTACGGGTACGGCTCGGCGTACTGCTCCCGGGTGGGCTCCTGCGGGGCCTGCCGCTGCTCGTACGGGTAGTCCTGGTACGCGTACCCCTCCTCGCCGTAGGCCTGCTGCGCGGGGATCTGCGCGTACGGGTCGGCGACGGCGGCCGTCGGGGTCGCGGGCCGCTGTTCGGCCTCGGCCTCCGCGCGCAGGCGGCGGGCGCGCCGGCCTTCCCCGGCGGCGTCGGCCTGGGCGGGGATGGCGGCGTCCTCCTCGGGGAGGTCGTCGTCGAGGCGTGCGCGGCGGCCCGGCAGGGCCATCACGAGCAGCACCAGCGCGAGGAGGCCCTGGGCCCAGTGCCAGGCGTCGCGGCCGGCGGCGTCCTCGTGGACGAGGTCCAGGCGGCCTTCGCCGGCGGGCAGTTCGAAGCCCTGCGCCCAGCCGTCGACCGTCTTGGCCTTGAGCGGCTCGCCGTCGACGGTGGCCCGCCAGCCCGGGTCGGCCCGGTCG
This region of Streptomyces sp. NBC_00513 genomic DNA includes:
- a CDS encoding phosphomannomutase/phosphoglucomutase — translated: MAADLSNIVKAYDVRGVVPDEWDESLAELFGAAFVEVTGATAIVVGHDMRPSSPALSGAFARGAAARGVDVTLIGLCSTDQLYYASGTLDLPGAMFTASHNPARYNGIKLCRAGAAPVGQDTGLATIRELAEKWTDEGAPAVPAGTVPGTITEQDTLTGYADHLKALVDLTAVRPLKVVVDAGNGMGGHTVPTVFEGLPLDLVPMYFELDGTFPNHEANPLDPKNLVDLQARVLAEGADLGLAFDGDADRCFVVDERGQGVSPSAITALVAARELARNGGTGVVIHNLITSWSVPEVVKEHGGTPVRTRVGHSFIKQEMATSGAIFGGEHSAHYYFKDFWNADTGMLAALHVLAALGGQPGPLSDLVSSYDRYVGSGEINSTVADQAGRTALVRKTYGTRDDATVDELDGLTVTTADWWFNLRPSNTEPLLRLNVEARDTATLEKIRDEVLALVRA
- a CDS encoding DUF3499 domain-containing protein, producing the protein MSLVRRCSRTACGRPAVATLTYVYADSTAVLGPLATYAEPHCYDLCAEHSERLTAPRGWDVVRLTDGSAPSRPSGDDLEALANAVREAARPHDRAAQAGGSGPGAPTPGETRRGHLRVLRSPDS
- a CDS encoding metallopeptidase family protein, translating into MGPCPPGGPAGGQGDGYPARVTDSPLKPPIPTSPEGTPHEPRPRRRDRHGRGMRGPVAPPQVPLSASRAELFGDLVRDSVERLERRWTQLAEVEFVVADVPGPPGGADGGWNDEAVPLGGLVEARDGRPARIVVFRRPVEIRAKGRDEKAVLVHEIVVEQVAELLGLSPEIVDPRYGQQD
- a CDS encoding DUF5719 family protein, with the protein product MKQRAPLTLAAVAAALAAVTGIASLTAPAAPAAEGAAGASRMPVERSVLTCPAPSTSDIAETTYTSITPGKPGARGTARLLTRDGKPVVQPKEPGKPAGAAASGAEAPPLTGFADGAMAPGWTAQQTTKVAVGQSRGLLGVACTPPGTDFWFPALSSAKGRLDSIHLTNPDDTEATVQVKLYGPDGLLKDKPGSPERLPYKVDPRASAKVMLSDFLPGTQLTDLTARVTVVTGRVGATAQIAEEGVGVDWLPASTGPTGSLVLPGIPADATSVRLVAFAPGEDDADLNLRLAGPGGSISPAGNEQLHVKAGMTASVDLKDLTRGEVGSLHLTPADPKKATPIVAAVRVVRGTGAKQELGFLPATAPVGARATVADNRLDDKATLLALTAAGGKDAKVRVTASPGTDGGEPTVKEVTVKAGTTLAVSPPPVPTGAKGAYALTLETLSGGPVYASRTLTLPHEGIPMFTIQPFADDLSTVSVPKAVEDLSILTR